The Daucus carota subsp. sativus chromosome 9, DH1 v3.0, whole genome shotgun sequence genome window below encodes:
- the LOC108201073 gene encoding putative germin-like protein 9-2, producing MASVKSILHLFMLLVATFATIEIAVAGDPDILTDFIVPANLTSGNGTSIDGNFFTFTGMRVLVGGETPPAFKVLKASMAEFPALNGQSVMYAALQFPAGSTNPPHTHPRASELLFVVDGSLEVGFIDTTNKLYTQTLQTGDMFVFPKGLVHYQFNADAQKSALAISGFGSSNAGTVSIPSTVFATGIDDNILALSFKTDVATIKKIKAGLVPKA from the coding sequence ATGGCATCAGTAAAGTCTATCCTTCATCTTTTCATGTTACTAGTCGCTACATTCGCGACTATTGAGATAGCGGTGGCAGGTGATCCAGATATCCTCACAGACTTCATAGTTCCAGCAAACCTCACCTCAGGCAATGGGACCTCAATTGACGGAAACTTCTTTACTTTCACTGGCATGAGAGTCCTGGTTGGCGGCGAAACACCCCCTGCTTTTAAGGTCTTGAAAGCAAGCATGGCCGAGTTCCCAGCTCTGAATGGTCAGAGTGTGATGTATGCTGCACTTCAGTTCCCCGCAGGGAGCACCAACCCTCCTCACACCCATCCCCGTGCATCAGAGCTTCTTTTTGTGGTCGATGGATCCTTAGAAGTTGGCTTCATTGACACTACTAACAAACTCTACACCCAAACACTGCAAACTGGTGACATGTTTGTTTTCCCCAAGGGACTGGTGCACTATCAGTTCAATGCTGATGCGCAGAAGTCTGCTCTGGCCATCTCTGGATTCGGAAGCAGTAATGCAGGAACTGTGTCGATTCCAAGCACCGTGTTCGCCACTGGAATCGATGACAACATCTTGGCCCTGTCTTTCAAAACTGATGTGGCAACTATTAAGAAGATCAAGGCTGGTCTTGTCCCAAAGGcctga
- the LOC108202365 gene encoding germin-like protein 9-3, which translates to MESPRSSLLQFLLLVLATCAIVEIALAGDPDILTDFIVPSNLTSGSGNTTIDGNFFTFTGFRVLVGGQVPPTFKVFKAGMLEFPALNGQSVSYAALQFPPGTTNPPHTHPRASELIFVLDGTLEVGFIDTTNKLYTQTLQTGDLFVFPKGLVHFQFNADAKKPVLAISAFGSCNAGTVSIPSTVFATGIDDNILALSFKTDVATIQKIKAGLVPKP; encoded by the coding sequence ATGGAATCACCGAGATCATCCCTTCTCCAGTTCCTGCTACTAGTACTAGCTACTTGTGCAATCGTTGAGATTGCACTAGCCGGTGATCCAGATATCCTCACTGACTTCATAGTACCATCAAACCTGACCTCAGGGAGTGGAAACACGACGATTGATGGGAACTTCTTCACTTTCACTGGCTTCAGGGTACTTGTTGGCGGACAAGTACCCCCAACTTTCAAGGTTTTTAAGGCTGGCATGCTAGAATTCCCCGCCCTCAACGGTCAAAGTGTTTCGTATGCTGCACTTCAGTTCCCACCAGGGACTACAAACCCTCCTCACACCCATCCACGTGCATCTGAACTTATTTTCGTTCTTGATGGAACTTTGGAAGTTGGCTTTATTGATACGACTAACAAACTTTACACTCAAACCCTGCAAACTGGTGACTTGTTTGTGTTTCCTAAAGGACTTGTTCATTTTCAGTTCAATGCTGATGCAAAGAAGCCTGTTTTGGCAATCTCTGCATTTGGAAGTTGTAATGCAGGAACTGTTTCAATTCCAAGCACGGTCTTCGCCACTGGAATTGACGACAACATCTTGGCTCTGTCGTTCAAAACAGATGTGGCAACTATTCAGAAAATCAAGGCTGGTCTTGTTCCCAAGCCTTAA